A section of the Caballeronia sp. M1242 genome encodes:
- a CDS encoding ABC transporter ATP-binding protein, whose translation MSTIAEERRSREANGAAGNAPALEIEGLQAWYGESHILHGVDLKVNRGEVVTLLGRNGAGRTTTLRAIMGLTGRRTGSIRVGGRETIGLPTHKIAHYGVGYCPEERGIFSSLSCEENLLLPPLIGDPKQAMSLDELYSMFPNLNERRASQGTRLSGGEQQMLAVARILRTGANLLLLDEISEGLAPVIVQTLARMILMLKSRGYTVVMVEQNFRFAAPLADRFYVMEHGNIVEHFGAGELEAKMPVLHELLGV comes from the coding sequence ATGAGCACGATCGCGGAAGAACGCCGCTCGCGCGAGGCGAACGGCGCGGCGGGGAATGCGCCGGCGCTGGAAATCGAAGGCTTGCAGGCGTGGTACGGGGAATCGCACATTCTGCATGGCGTGGATCTGAAGGTGAATCGTGGCGAAGTCGTCACGCTGCTCGGCCGCAACGGCGCGGGACGCACGACGACGCTTCGCGCCATCATGGGTTTGACCGGGCGGCGCACCGGCTCGATCCGCGTGGGCGGACGCGAGACCATTGGGCTGCCCACGCACAAGATCGCGCATTACGGGGTCGGCTATTGTCCGGAGGAGCGCGGCATTTTTTCGAGCCTGTCGTGCGAGGAGAACCTGCTCTTGCCGCCGCTCATTGGCGATCCGAAACAGGCGATGTCGCTCGACGAGTTGTATTCCATGTTCCCGAACCTCAACGAGCGGCGCGCGAGCCAGGGCACGCGTCTGTCGGGCGGCGAACAACAGATGCTCGCCGTCGCGCGAATCCTGCGCACGGGCGCGAACCTTCTGCTTCTCGATGAAATCTCCGAAGGCCTCGCGCCCGTCATCGTCCAGACACTCGCGCGCATGATCCTGATGCTCAAGTCGCGGGGCTACACGGTCGTGATGGTCGAGCAGAACTTCCGGTTCGCGGCGCCGCTCGCGGACCGCTTCTATGTGATGGAACACGGGAACATCGTCGAGCATTTCGGCGCGGGGGAACTCGAAGCGAAGATGCCGGTGCTGCACGAACTGCTCGGCGTGTGA